The following are encoded in a window of Ranitomeya variabilis isolate aRanVar5 chromosome 8, aRanVar5.hap1, whole genome shotgun sequence genomic DNA:
- the LOC143787590 gene encoding uncharacterized protein LOC143787590 produces MSETFSFNAAEAAEILSKVTAPSDFLQIPTKELKNRDLERESRRAVNLELHIVTIAEYLRVQRIPRGLRVPLQPTFFRENKEYCEKFEHILNKCSADLMTLTLSYLQKDLDSVNTHIQAIESQLTSTMPQEEFQELRTKNLEHLRQHRLEVEKRKRSKFLRDTEDYLQNRVYQWRDTRPSTRRHSSISSSGSTDSRPGTSSSASFLGNNRGRRRGRRGGAASAGGESRNQITTRSQNR; encoded by the exons ATGTCTGAAACCTTTTCCTTCAATGCAGCAGAGGCGGCAGAAATTCTCTCTAAAGTGACCGCACCCAGCGACTTCCTCCAAATTCCAACCAAAGAACTAAAAAACCGTGACCTGGAACGTGAATCCAGAAGAGCGGTTAATCTAGAACTACATATTGTTACTATTGCCGAGTACCTtcgagtccagaggatcccacgtGGCTTGCGGGTCCCGTTACAACCAACCTTCTTCAGGGAAAACAAGGAATATTGTGAAAAATTCGAACACATTTTAAACAAATGCTCAGCAGACCTGATGACTCTCACCCTCTCCTATCTCCAAAAGGATTTGGACTCGGTCAACACCCACATACAGGCCATCGAGTCTCAACTAACCAGCACGATGCCCCAGGAAGAGTTCCAGGAATTACGGACAAAGAACCTAGAACATCTACGGCAGCACAGGTTGGAAGTGGAAAAAAGGAAGAGGTCAAAGTTCCTACGAGATACCGAAGATTACCTACAGAACAGGGTTTACCAGTGGCGAGATACTCGGCCTTCCACCAGACGGCACAGCTCGATAAGCTCTTCTGGATCCACCGACAGCAGACCCGGCACCTCAAgttctgcttcttttttagggaacaaccgcggccgcagaagaggaagacgaggcggggcGGCCAGTGCCGGCGGGGAATCCAGAAACCAGATAACAACACGCTCACAG AATCGTTAA